Proteins encoded in a region of the Cytobacillus pseudoceanisediminis genome:
- the trpB gene encoding tryptophan synthase subunit beta has protein sequence MNTAYTLPDERGHFGDFGGRYVPETLMQAILELEEEYKKAQADESFQKELKALLKDYVGRETPLYFAENLTNYAGGAKVYLKREDLNHTGAHKINNSLGQALLALRMGKRKIVAETGAGQHGVATATACALLNLECIIFMGEEDIRRQQLNVFRMELLGAKVVGVQSGSATLKDAVNEALRYWVTNVEDTHYILGSVMGPHPFPMIVRDFQSVIGNETKKQYLEKEGKLPDAVVACIGGGSNSMGMFYPFIKDDTVRMVGVEAAGLGTDTDKHAASLTKGTPGVLHGALMYLLQDEHGQIQEAHSISAGLDYPGVGPEHSYLKDSGRAEYESITDDEALDALKLLCKLEGIIPALESSHAVAYALKLAPQMKKDEGLVICLSGRGDKDVETVRARLGGKGQ, from the coding sequence ATGAACACAGCTTATACATTGCCTGATGAACGAGGTCATTTCGGGGATTTTGGAGGAAGGTATGTGCCGGAGACACTTATGCAGGCCATTCTTGAATTGGAAGAGGAGTATAAGAAAGCTCAAGCCGATGAAAGTTTTCAGAAAGAACTGAAGGCTTTGCTGAAAGACTATGTCGGACGGGAAACTCCTCTTTATTTTGCTGAGAACCTCACAAATTATGCCGGCGGTGCGAAGGTCTATCTTAAGAGAGAAGATTTGAATCATACAGGTGCCCATAAAATAAACAACTCACTGGGCCAGGCTCTATTGGCGCTGCGAATGGGAAAAAGAAAAATAGTAGCTGAAACGGGTGCAGGGCAGCATGGAGTCGCAACAGCAACTGCATGTGCGCTTTTAAATCTTGAATGCATTATTTTTATGGGTGAAGAGGACATCAGGAGACAGCAGCTGAACGTATTCAGAATGGAACTGCTTGGAGCGAAGGTTGTAGGGGTACAATCGGGAAGTGCCACCTTAAAAGATGCAGTCAACGAAGCACTCCGCTACTGGGTGACAAATGTCGAGGATACACATTACATCCTTGGTTCTGTGATGGGACCACATCCTTTTCCTATGATTGTACGGGATTTTCAGAGTGTTATCGGAAATGAGACGAAGAAGCAATACCTTGAAAAAGAAGGTAAACTCCCTGATGCAGTTGTGGCTTGCATTGGAGGCGGAAGCAATTCAATGGGCATGTTTTATCCTTTCATTAAAGATGATACGGTCCGCATGGTTGGGGTTGAAGCAGCTGGTTTGGGTACAGATACAGATAAGCACGCTGCTTCTTTAACAAAAGGAACTCCTGGAGTTCTTCATGGAGCATTAATGTATTTGCTGCAGGATGAACACGGTCAAATTCAGGAGGCTCATTCCATCTCAGCTGGCCTTGATTATCCAGGAGTTGGGCCGGAACACAGCTATCTGAAAGACAGCGGAAGAGCCGAGTATGAATCCATTACAGACGATGAGGCGCTTGATGCATTAAAGCTTTTATGCAAACTGGAAGGCATTATCCCTGCGCTGGAAAGCTCCCATGCCGTAGCCTATGCATTAAAGCTTGCACCGCAAATGAAAAAAGACGAAGGCCTTGTCATCTGTTTATCTGGCAGAGGCGATAAAGATGTAGAAACTGTAAGAGCAAGATTAGGAGGGAAAGGACAATGA
- the trpA gene encoding tryptophan synthase subunit alpha — MNRVEKVFQSLKQNKEKAFVPYIMAGDGGLETLAEKITFLEKAGATAIEIGIPFSDPVADGPVIQQAGIRALEAGTTLRGVLAKIAEIRPIVHIPLIFMTYMNPIMAYGIGNFISDASRSGVDGLILPDLPAEEEEIIAPIAERSGIEIIRLVTLTSPLERIEAIAAKGKGFLYAVTVNGITGARKEFKDELGKHLEKVRDVSPIPVLAGFGISEPEHVKEMNQHCDGVIVGSKIIELFQSGELAKVEELIASSKIEEIKL; from the coding sequence ATGAACCGGGTTGAAAAAGTTTTTCAGAGCCTTAAGCAAAACAAAGAAAAAGCATTTGTGCCATATATAATGGCTGGGGACGGAGGCTTAGAGACACTGGCCGAGAAAATCACATTCCTTGAAAAAGCGGGAGCAACAGCCATTGAAATTGGGATTCCGTTTTCGGATCCGGTTGCAGATGGCCCAGTCATCCAGCAGGCTGGCATTCGAGCATTAGAAGCCGGAACAACCCTTAGAGGGGTCTTAGCTAAAATTGCGGAAATCCGGCCTATTGTTCACATCCCGCTGATCTTTATGACATACATGAATCCGATCATGGCCTATGGCATTGGCAACTTTATTTCTGATGCCTCCAGGTCAGGGGTAGACGGCTTAATATTACCTGATCTTCCTGCAGAGGAAGAGGAGATCATTGCACCAATTGCAGAAAGATCTGGAATCGAAATTATCCGCCTTGTGACCTTAACCAGTCCATTGGAGCGCATAGAGGCGATTGCAGCTAAAGGGAAAGGCTTCCTATACGCTGTAACGGTTAATGGCATCACTGGGGCAAGAAAAGAATTTAAAGATGAGCTTGGAAAGCATTTGGAGAAGGTTAGAGATGTAAGTCCGATACCAGTATTGGCCGGCTTCGGAATTTCTGAACCAGAGCATGTAAAAGAAATGAATCAGCATTGTGACGGGGTAATCGTTGGAAGCAAGATCATAGAGCTTTTTCAAAGCGGTGAGTTAGCAAAGGTTGAAGAGCTGATCGCTTCATCTAAAATAGAAGAAATTAAATTGTGA